Below is a genomic region from Eupeodes corollae chromosome 1, idEupCoro1.1, whole genome shotgun sequence.
TAACGAAAGTGTcaacttttcttcttcttgagaTTAAGAACGATAATtccaagaaataaattttattaaaaccaaagaaaataaattaaccaTCAAAACACCCAAACACACTTCTTGATGTCCTGTTGCTGTTGCTCTAACTGTAACTGTGACTGGACGGTGGGTAGCATATACAGTCAATTAATCCTCGTGTAGTAAGGGTCCATTGTCTCCGAATAGTAATTACTAACAGGTGAATTGGAACCGGAAGAGAAAGAAGATGCTGATGATGAAGATGGTGACGGAGAGGGTATGGGTCCGGGTAGGCGCTGGTAATGTCGGTATGGGTAATGGTACCGGTCTTGATGGTAATTATTATCATTCACCAGTGATGTCATCGTTCGGTTTACATAAGCTGGGTAATACTCTGGTTCGGGGTCAGGTCTGTTGCTGTTATATTCAACTTTAGTTCCGCCACCATTAAAGGGTGTTTGACTGGGCACATTGACAGAGGCATCAGCAGCATAGCCAGGTTCGCCTCTGTTCAATGTTAGAACCGACTGTGGAATGGGATTTTGTTGCTCTCTCGAATTCATTTCCGCTAATTTACTGACCCTGGTCCTGGCAACTCCAGCTGTCATCACCATAACTGTTGGATTCATTGTATCCATGTGTTCTTTGAGGCAGCTTtgcaaaatgttgagaaaaaataGAAACGAGAGAAGTGTCAGAGCGGTAATGGTCGATGAACCACCAGTTTTTCCTGATTTTCCCGTTGAATGAACTGGACCAGTAGTGTCAGCTATGGGAACATGAACTGCTGCTGCAGGAGGTGCAGGATGAGCTGGGTGGTAATCATAGCCTGCTGGTGCCGCATGACCACTACTAGAAACGCCCATATTATA
It encodes:
- the LOC129942447 gene encoding protein dissatisfaction produces the protein MMKLSEVLKAFRLIKTGTHDTTQFQKYQPQSSVVTEMISGAGIGHHHHHLHHQSSPYGHHVLVNPHYGHRGSIPGVASVTHIIRHAGSGTSASGSYGGNHHGYQSNDYGSSGHAAPAGYDYHPAHPAPPAAAVHVPIADTTGPVHSTGKSGKTGGSSTITALTLLSFLFFLNILQSCLKEHMDTMNPTVMVMTAGVARTRVSKLAEMNSREQQNPIPQSVLTLNRGEPGYAADASVNVPSQTPFNGGGTKVEYNSNRPDPEPEYYPAYVNRTMTSLVNDNNYHQDRYHYPYRHYQRLPGPIPSPSPSSSSASSFSSGSNSPVSNYYSETMDPYYTRIN